A single Arcanobacterium canis DNA region contains:
- a CDS encoding DNA polymerase yields the protein MRTLFCDIESFSPVQLAKTGLYPYAEHPDFELLLFGYSIDGGPVEMVDLANGQSMPDEVLAALVDPSVVKWAHNAAFERVCLSAWLRAHHPELLADGFLGPRQWRCTMIWSAYLGLPMSLDAVATVLKLDVQKDTVGKKLIKQFCTPATPSVLNGGKHRNPPSADPTGWARFIDYNRRDVEVELAIHDRLASFPMPEAEWDTYALDQRINDAGILLDHTLVDNAVAVDEHHRNATLARAQTLTGLENPNSPIQLKQWLASRGCELESLAKAEVDAALDTATGEVKEVLELRGDLAKSSVKKYQAMQNVAGTDGRARGLIQFYGAGRTGRFAGRLVQVQNLPRNYLSDLDQARTLVRTGNLDALELLYESVPDTLSQLIRTAFIPSPGCRFIVADFSAIEARVIAWLAGETTTLDAFREGKDLYCETASRMFGVPVEKHGVNGELRQKGKIAVLACGYGGSVGALKAMGALTMGLAEHELKPIVDAWRQANPHIVQLWADVEEAVIAAIMSRQPLRLRNLRFSVESGILFIELPSGRRLAYVQPRLGENRWGGTSITYTGTTAARRWGQLETYGGKLVENIVQAIARDLLVTGMHAVAKAGHRIVMHVHDEIVIDEPLGSGFTVADACELMSTLPAWVEGLPLDADGYECAYYRKD from the coding sequence ATGCGAACACTCTTCTGCGATATTGAATCTTTCAGTCCCGTCCAGCTCGCTAAGACGGGTCTTTACCCGTATGCCGAGCACCCAGACTTCGAGCTGCTCCTGTTCGGCTATTCGATTGACGGCGGTCCAGTCGAAATGGTGGATCTCGCCAACGGACAATCAATGCCCGACGAGGTTCTGGCGGCTTTAGTTGATCCATCCGTCGTGAAGTGGGCGCATAACGCCGCCTTCGAACGAGTCTGCCTGTCCGCTTGGCTACGAGCGCATCATCCAGAGCTTCTCGCTGATGGGTTTCTTGGCCCAAGGCAGTGGCGCTGCACCATGATCTGGTCGGCTTATCTCGGTCTGCCGATGAGCCTCGACGCAGTAGCCACCGTCCTCAAACTCGACGTCCAAAAAGACACAGTAGGCAAGAAGCTGATCAAGCAGTTCTGCACACCCGCCACACCCTCAGTTCTGAACGGCGGCAAACACAGGAATCCACCATCAGCTGACCCAACCGGGTGGGCACGGTTCATCGACTACAACCGGCGTGACGTCGAAGTCGAGCTCGCCATCCACGACAGACTGGCGTCTTTTCCGATGCCCGAGGCCGAATGGGACACCTACGCTCTTGACCAACGCATTAATGATGCCGGGATTCTTCTCGACCACACGCTCGTCGATAATGCCGTTGCCGTGGACGAGCACCACCGCAACGCCACACTCGCTCGGGCACAGACATTGACTGGGTTGGAGAATCCGAACTCACCCATCCAACTCAAACAATGGCTCGCATCGCGCGGCTGCGAACTCGAATCACTAGCGAAAGCCGAGGTCGATGCCGCCCTCGATACCGCCACTGGCGAGGTGAAAGAAGTCCTCGAACTGCGCGGCGATCTAGCAAAATCAAGCGTCAAGAAATACCAAGCCATGCAAAACGTCGCCGGAACCGATGGCCGTGCGCGCGGTCTTATCCAGTTCTACGGAGCAGGACGCACCGGACGCTTCGCCGGACGCCTCGTCCAAGTCCAAAACCTCCCAAGAAACTATCTATCTGACCTCGACCAAGCACGAACGCTCGTCAGAACAGGCAACCTCGACGCACTTGAGCTGCTCTACGAATCTGTACCAGACACCTTGAGTCAGTTGATTCGCACGGCGTTCATTCCCAGCCCTGGGTGCCGGTTTATTGTGGCGGACTTTTCTGCGATTGAGGCGCGCGTCATCGCCTGGCTCGCAGGAGAAACAACCACCCTGGACGCCTTCCGTGAAGGTAAAGACCTCTACTGCGAAACCGCTTCCCGCATGTTCGGCGTCCCAGTAGAGAAGCACGGCGTTAATGGTGAGCTTCGTCAGAAGGGGAAGATTGCGGTGCTCGCCTGTGGTTATGGCGGCTCCGTCGGCGCTCTCAAAGCCATGGGAGCACTCACCATGGGACTCGCCGAACACGAGCTCAAACCCATCGTTGACGCATGGCGGCAAGCTAACCCACACATCGTCCAACTCTGGGCAGATGTTGAAGAAGCCGTGATTGCTGCGATCATGTCGCGCCAGCCGCTTCGCCTGCGGAACCTGCGCTTTAGCGTTGAGTCTGGGATTCTCTTCATCGAACTGCCCTCCGGTAGACGGCTTGCCTACGTCCAGCCGCGTCTGGGTGAGAACAGGTGGGGCGGCACCTCCATCACCTACACCGGCACCACCGCAGCCAGACGTTGGGGACAGCTCGAAACCTACGGTGGAAAACTTGTCGAGAATATCGTGCAGGCGATCGCTCGTGATCTGCTCGTCACCGGCATGCACGCAGTCGCCAAAGCCGGGCATCGGATTGTGATGCATGTTCACGACGAGATCGTTATCGACGAGCCCTTGGGCTCGGGCTTCACCGTTGCTGACGCGTGCGAGCTGATGTCCACGCTCCCAGCATGGGTCGAAGGTTTGCCGTTGGATGCGGATGGGTATGAGTGCGCCTATTACCGTAAGGATTAG
- a CDS encoding Abi family protein has translation MVDKPWASIDEQINILTRRGLLDAGDYRRELSTVGYYRLSGYSYPLRQSAPEGSPRRRLDRFVPGTRMHHAVELYEFDEQLRLAVWRALCKLEVCLRVDVGHVLGEIDPFIHLDLERIWPSGAMHRRAVLFTQKLAQTQSRSTEDFVMHYNQTHDGRLPVWVATEILEFGQLVTLFSLAPFEQRRRIADKYLARADELESWMRTVNFIRNVCAHHARLWNKRLVIRPLVKHRRSDQTLSAVTHSSGRIYTALVLTAFLLRRGNFTAEIQAISDVLDSFPTEIPGVDLTHIGASPSWKQDPIWTINS, from the coding sequence GTGGTCGATAAACCGTGGGCCAGTATCGATGAGCAGATTAATATCCTCACTCGTCGTGGCCTATTGGATGCCGGTGATTACCGCCGCGAGTTATCTACTGTCGGCTATTACCGGCTTTCGGGATACTCCTACCCGTTGCGCCAGTCAGCTCCCGAAGGCTCACCTCGGCGGCGTTTAGATCGTTTCGTTCCCGGCACACGTATGCATCACGCGGTTGAGCTGTACGAGTTTGACGAACAGCTGCGTCTTGCTGTGTGGCGGGCGCTATGCAAGCTGGAGGTGTGCCTGCGAGTTGACGTGGGGCACGTGCTGGGTGAGATCGATCCGTTCATTCACCTCGACCTCGAACGGATTTGGCCGTCAGGCGCAATGCATCGCCGTGCAGTACTGTTTACGCAGAAGCTAGCCCAAACGCAGTCGCGCTCTACAGAAGATTTCGTCATGCATTACAACCAGACCCACGATGGGCGTTTGCCGGTGTGGGTGGCCACCGAGATCCTCGAATTCGGACAACTCGTGACCCTGTTTTCGTTGGCTCCCTTCGAACAGCGTCGTCGCATTGCTGACAAGTACTTGGCACGTGCCGACGAGTTGGAATCATGGATGCGCACCGTGAATTTCATTCGTAACGTATGCGCCCATCACGCCAGACTATGGAACAAGCGACTCGTCATCCGTCCACTGGTCAAACACCGTCGCAGCGACCAAACGCTATCGGCCGTGACACATTCTTCAGGACGTATATACACCGCGTTGGTGCTCACCGCATTCCTCTTGAGACGAGGAAATTTCACCGCTGAAATACAGGCCATCAGCGACGTCCTAGACAGTTTCCCCACCGAAATTCCTGGCGTCGATCTAACGCACATAGGTGCCAGCCCCAGCTGGAAACAAGATCCCATCTGGACAATCAACAGCTAA
- a CDS encoding phage antirepressor, protein MGNQIQSFTNDVFGTIRTITNDGQILFCSKDVATALGYQDPTNAVKLHCKGVANYHPLETAGGIQQVRFITEGDLYRLIISSKLPAAQKFEAWVFDEVLPTIRRHGLYAIDELLADDEFLEHAIATLRAERAKRLAAEQALLEAAPKVSYYDVVLQSDSLLTTTAIAKDYGLSAKKLNRILRDAHVQFHQSGRWFLYARFAEQGYTQSKTHEYGEGQTRTHMYWTQKGRLFIYDLLKNQLGILPVIEREGQVQA, encoded by the coding sequence ATGGGAAACCAGATTCAATCATTCACCAACGACGTGTTCGGCACCATTCGCACTATCACCAATGATGGTCAGATCCTTTTCTGCAGCAAGGATGTCGCCACCGCGCTCGGCTACCAGGATCCGACGAACGCGGTGAAGCTGCACTGCAAGGGGGTGGCAAATTACCACCCCCTTGAGACCGCTGGTGGAATCCAGCAGGTCCGCTTCATTACCGAAGGTGACCTCTATCGCCTCATCATCTCCTCAAAGCTCCCGGCAGCGCAGAAGTTCGAAGCCTGGGTGTTCGATGAAGTGCTACCGACGATTCGCCGCCACGGCCTCTACGCGATCGACGAGCTGCTGGCTGACGATGAGTTCCTTGAGCATGCCATCGCCACGCTGCGGGCCGAGCGAGCCAAGCGCCTCGCCGCAGAGCAAGCCTTGCTCGAAGCGGCACCGAAAGTCTCGTACTACGACGTCGTGCTGCAGTCCGATTCGTTGTTGACGACGACGGCGATTGCGAAGGACTACGGACTCTCCGCGAAGAAGCTCAACCGCATTCTGCGTGATGCTCACGTGCAGTTCCATCAGTCGGGCCGGTGGTTCCTCTACGCCCGCTTCGCCGAGCAGGGATACACCCAGTCCAAGACTCACGAATACGGCGAAGGCCAGACCCGCACCCACATGTACTGGACCCAGAAGGGACGTCTGTTCATCTACGACCTGCTCAAGAACCAGCTCGGCATCCTCCCGGTCATTGAGCGTGAAGGTCAGGTGCAGGCATGA
- a CDS encoding DUF7768 domain-containing protein, whose amino-acid sequence MSATTVDIGFSKKNTEGYLDLTSYHALKKLQREQFGYRPLVYICSPYSGDTGANVELARQFCELAVAAGKIPFAPHLLFPQFMDDSDPDTRELAMFFNRVLLAKCEALWAYVGHVSPGMRLEIGWARDLDLPIKYFDSDFKEVTP is encoded by the coding sequence ATGAGCGCCACGACAGTCGATATTGGGTTTTCGAAGAAAAACACCGAAGGCTATCTGGACCTGACGAGCTACCACGCGCTCAAGAAGCTCCAGCGCGAACAGTTCGGCTACCGGCCCTTGGTTTATATCTGCTCACCGTATTCGGGCGACACTGGGGCGAACGTTGAGCTCGCCCGCCAATTCTGCGAGCTCGCAGTAGCGGCAGGCAAGATCCCGTTCGCCCCGCATCTGTTATTTCCACAGTTCATGGATGACTCCGACCCGGACACCCGCGAGCTGGCGATGTTTTTCAACCGAGTGCTGCTCGCTAAATGCGAAGCCCTGTGGGCATACGTGGGTCACGTCAGCCCTGGTATGCGCCTGGAGATCGGGTGGGCACGCGACCTCGACCTGCCCATCAAATACTTCGATTCTGATTTCAAGGAGGTCACCCCATGA
- a CDS encoding phage/plasmid primase, P4 family, with the protein MTTPFTLFAAAVTGVQNNNHYPNKHTITDVASLSVVAGLDHVAATYVNDRRSTAAFMSSDCLVMDIDNDHTETQTDWITPEKLAELMFGVEFMTATSRNHMKPKGVLSARPRFHVYFPIHELRNADDYAGLKHRLASRFAFFDRNALDAGRFIYGTPNPQVTAHEGDQFLDDWLDNADEIDVFAAFDASTLVIGEGSRNATLSRFAGRVLIRYGQTDQARDLFDRKANLCEPPLNEGELQTIWNSACRFASKVASDPSYLPPEAYEALAGLRPDDFSDVGQADTLAGEYANKIRYSLATKWLVYDHGVWDENDLSAQGVVQELTSRQLEEAQHLIATTWQDMVSTGADVVMASASSKARGLAKLNPAQVAAFKAWDESKNYHKFVLSRRLSRNITATLKEAGPILQVRVRDLDVDPYQLNTPAGTWDLRDSSSHEHNPADLLTKQTAVGPSDEGAQIWADALDVFFQKDPELIGYVQRIVGLAAIGQVFVEALVIAYGDGRNGKSTFWNTIARVLGTYSGTISADALTVGVRRNVKPELAEARGKRLLIAAETEEGMRLSTSNVKQLASTDQISAEKKFKDPFAFTPSHTLVLYTNHLPRVGAMDAGIWRRLIVIPFNATIEGDTDVKNYADHLYEHAGGAILSWIMEGARLIHSEGYKLTPPPQVVQASQAYKEDNDWFSQFLEDSCDVEDGLSERAGDLYQTYRAWAQNTSGWARPMVDFNAACEQAGFERKKTKSGIRVYGLALTSEFNS; encoded by the coding sequence ATGACCACGCCTTTCACCTTGTTCGCTGCCGCGGTTACCGGTGTGCAGAACAATAACCACTACCCGAACAAGCACACCATCACGGACGTGGCATCACTAAGCGTGGTCGCTGGCCTTGATCACGTGGCAGCCACGTATGTCAATGACCGCCGCTCAACTGCAGCGTTCATGTCTTCGGATTGCTTGGTGATGGATATCGATAACGATCACACCGAAACCCAAACTGACTGGATCACACCAGAAAAGCTCGCTGAGCTCATGTTCGGCGTGGAGTTCATGACCGCCACCTCCCGCAACCACATGAAGCCGAAGGGCGTGCTTTCGGCTAGGCCGCGTTTCCACGTCTACTTCCCAATCCACGAATTACGCAACGCGGACGACTATGCGGGGCTCAAGCACCGCCTCGCATCACGGTTCGCGTTCTTTGATCGCAATGCTTTGGATGCCGGTCGCTTCATCTACGGCACCCCTAACCCACAAGTTACGGCGCATGAGGGCGATCAGTTTCTTGACGACTGGCTCGATAACGCTGACGAGATCGACGTATTTGCTGCCTTCGATGCTTCCACTCTTGTGATTGGTGAAGGCTCCCGTAATGCCACGCTCTCGCGCTTCGCCGGGCGGGTCCTCATCCGCTACGGGCAGACCGATCAAGCACGAGACCTCTTCGACCGCAAAGCCAACCTCTGTGAACCACCGCTCAACGAGGGAGAATTACAGACGATCTGGAATAGCGCGTGCCGGTTCGCTTCGAAGGTCGCCTCCGACCCGAGCTATCTACCACCAGAGGCGTATGAGGCGTTAGCAGGTTTACGTCCGGATGATTTTTCCGATGTCGGTCAGGCAGACACATTGGCTGGCGAGTATGCGAACAAGATCCGCTACTCACTGGCTACTAAGTGGCTTGTCTACGACCATGGCGTGTGGGATGAGAACGACCTGTCCGCACAAGGAGTGGTTCAGGAATTGACCTCCCGCCAGCTCGAAGAAGCACAACACCTTATCGCCACAACATGGCAAGACATGGTTTCTACCGGTGCTGACGTGGTGATGGCATCGGCTTCATCGAAAGCCCGCGGCCTAGCAAAACTCAACCCCGCCCAAGTCGCAGCATTCAAGGCGTGGGATGAATCCAAAAACTATCACAAGTTCGTTCTCTCCAGGCGTTTGTCACGCAATATCACGGCCACGTTGAAAGAAGCCGGGCCGATCTTGCAGGTACGTGTCCGTGACCTCGACGTCGACCCCTACCAGCTCAACACCCCGGCAGGTACCTGGGATCTACGCGACAGTAGTAGCCACGAGCACAATCCCGCCGATCTGCTGACTAAGCAGACCGCTGTCGGCCCCAGCGATGAGGGTGCACAGATCTGGGCCGACGCGCTTGACGTCTTCTTCCAAAAAGATCCTGAGTTGATTGGTTACGTGCAGCGCATTGTGGGGTTGGCGGCGATCGGGCAGGTTTTCGTAGAAGCGCTCGTCATCGCTTACGGGGACGGGCGAAACGGCAAATCCACGTTCTGGAACACCATCGCCCGCGTGTTGGGGACGTATTCGGGCACGATCTCAGCCGACGCGCTCACAGTCGGGGTGCGTCGCAACGTCAAACCCGAACTCGCCGAAGCCAGAGGCAAACGTCTCTTGATCGCGGCCGAAACCGAAGAAGGCATGCGCCTATCAACCTCGAACGTCAAACAGCTTGCTTCGACCGATCAGATCTCGGCAGAGAAAAAGTTCAAGGACCCCTTCGCCTTCACCCCCTCCCACACGCTGGTCTTGTACACGAACCATTTGCCGCGTGTGGGAGCTATGGATGCAGGCATCTGGCGGCGTCTGATCGTCATCCCGTTCAACGCCACCATCGAAGGCGACACGGATGTGAAGAACTATGCCGACCACCTCTACGAACACGCTGGCGGAGCAATCCTTTCCTGGATCATGGAGGGAGCGCGCCTCATTCACAGTGAGGGATACAAGCTCACTCCGCCGCCTCAGGTGGTTCAAGCCTCGCAAGCATATAAGGAGGATAACGACTGGTTCTCGCAGTTCCTTGAGGACTCGTGCGACGTCGAGGACGGATTATCGGAGAGGGCTGGTGACCTCTATCAGACGTATCGGGCGTGGGCGCAAAACACCTCAGGATGGGCGCGCCCGATGGTCGACTTCAACGCCGCATGCGAACAAGCAGGATTCGAGCGCAAGAAAACCAAGTCCGGTATCCGCGTCTACGGGCTGGCCCTGACCAGCGAATTCAACAGCTGA
- a CDS encoding VRR-NUC domain-containing protein, giving the protein MNERTIEHQLKKAVEASGGLCWKLVCPGTTGVPDRICLTRNRAVFVELKASGKKPRPIQVRRMNQLRQQGFTALVVDSIDGIQEVLDALSAA; this is encoded by the coding sequence ATGAACGAACGAACCATAGAACACCAACTGAAGAAAGCCGTTGAAGCCTCTGGCGGCTTGTGCTGGAAGCTTGTCTGCCCTGGAACCACGGGTGTACCTGACCGGATATGCCTGACGAGAAACCGGGCTGTTTTCGTCGAGCTCAAAGCATCAGGCAAGAAGCCACGGCCAATCCAAGTGCGCCGGATGAACCAACTCCGCCAGCAAGGTTTCACCGCTCTGGTTGTTGATTCGATTGACGGCATACAGGAGGTGCTTGATGCACTATCAGCCGCATAA
- a CDS encoding DEAD/DEAH box helicase yields MHYQPHNYQTTATQYIIDHHEAAIFLGMGLGKSVITLTAIWQLMLDYFTIHRVLVIAPLRVARDTWPAEISKWDHLDGLTVAVAVGTKQDRLAALSKSAMVTIINRENIPWLISQLGGSWPFDMVIIDELSSFKNHRAKRFTALVKMRPYVKRWVGLTGTPASNGLMDVWAQFRLLDGGERLGRFITRYRERWFVPDKRNGMQVFTYKPRVGAEDEIYAAIGDMTLSMRTTDHLQLPKLTVTTMPVVLYPKERRVYEQLKSDLVLDLGEATIDAANTAALSGKLLQLASGAIYTGDGQWTAVHERKLDVLEDLVEAANGNPLLVAYWFTHDRERITARFPQARELKTSADIEAWNRGEITLGLIHPASAGHGLNLQSGGHLLVWFSLTWSLELYQQTNARLYRQGQLEPVTITHLISEGTLDEAVLKALDAKDATQAALIDAVTAEITTTERTSSCM; encoded by the coding sequence ATGCACTATCAGCCGCATAACTACCAAACCACCGCAACCCAATACATCATCGACCACCACGAGGCCGCGATCTTCCTTGGGATGGGTTTGGGCAAATCGGTGATCACGTTGACGGCGATCTGGCAGCTCATGCTCGACTACTTCACCATCCACCGAGTCCTCGTCATCGCACCACTTCGGGTAGCCCGAGACACCTGGCCCGCCGAAATATCGAAGTGGGATCACCTTGACGGGCTCACCGTCGCGGTCGCTGTTGGCACCAAACAAGACCGGCTGGCAGCGTTATCCAAGTCTGCAATGGTGACCATCATCAACCGTGAAAACATCCCATGGCTCATCAGCCAACTCGGGGGTAGCTGGCCGTTCGACATGGTTATCATCGACGAACTCTCCTCGTTCAAGAATCATCGGGCGAAGAGGTTCACGGCTTTGGTGAAAATGCGACCATACGTTAAACGCTGGGTTGGGCTGACCGGAACGCCAGCGTCGAACGGGCTGATGGATGTGTGGGCGCAGTTCCGTCTTCTCGACGGTGGCGAGCGTTTGGGTCGTTTCATTACTCGTTATCGTGAGCGGTGGTTTGTGCCCGATAAGCGCAATGGGATGCAGGTCTTTACCTATAAGCCACGCGTGGGTGCTGAGGATGAGATCTATGCGGCGATTGGTGACATGACGTTGTCGATGAGAACCACCGACCACCTGCAGCTACCAAAACTGACGGTGACGACAATGCCTGTGGTGCTGTATCCGAAAGAACGACGCGTGTATGAGCAGTTGAAATCTGATCTTGTCCTCGACCTCGGTGAGGCGACAATCGACGCTGCGAATACTGCTGCATTGTCGGGCAAGTTGCTGCAGTTGGCGTCGGGTGCGATCTACACCGGCGATGGTCAGTGGACAGCGGTTCACGAGCGGAAGCTCGACGTCCTCGAAGACCTCGTCGAGGCAGCCAACGGCAACCCACTGCTCGTAGCCTACTGGTTCACTCACGACCGCGAACGTATCACCGCCCGCTTCCCACAGGCTCGCGAACTGAAAACGAGCGCGGATATCGAGGCGTGGAACAGAGGCGAGATAACCCTCGGGCTGATCCACCCCGCGAGCGCTGGCCACGGGCTAAACCTCCAGAGCGGTGGGCATCTGCTGGTGTGGTTCTCGCTCACGTGGAGTTTAGAACTCTATCAGCAGACGAATGCCCGCCTTTATCGGCAAGGACAGTTAGAGCCGGTCACCATCACGCACCTGATCTCTGAAGGGACGCTCGATGAAGCCGTCCTTAAAGCCCTTGATGCGAAAGACGCCACTCAGGCTGCGTTGATTGACGCGGTCACAGCAGAAATCACAACCACTGAAAGGACAAGCTCATGCATGTGA
- a CDS encoding HNH endonuclease, whose protein sequence is MPVKPASPCSHPGCPELTRERYCDAHAKAEDARYRKYQRDPKINRRYGARWRKIRAAYVAAHPLCEDCLEQGKYTPAQEVHHVLPLEHGGTHNFDNLRSLCKPCHSRQSALDDDRWRQQPRVYTY, encoded by the coding sequence ATGCCAGTGAAGCCAGCGTCCCCGTGTTCCCACCCTGGATGCCCTGAACTGACCCGTGAACGCTACTGCGACGCCCATGCCAAGGCGGAGGACGCCCGGTATCGGAAGTATCAGCGTGATCCGAAGATCAACCGCCGCTACGGCGCGCGGTGGCGTAAGATCCGCGCCGCCTACGTCGCCGCCCATCCGCTTTGCGAAGACTGCCTAGAGCAAGGCAAGTACACGCCCGCACAGGAAGTCCACCACGTGCTCCCGCTTGAGCACGGCGGCACCCACAACTTCGACAACCTCCGTTCGCTGTGCAAGCCCTGCCACTCGCGCCAGAGCGCGCTTGATGATGATCGGTGGCGGCAACAACCTCGGGTCTACACCTACTGA
- a CDS encoding P27 family phage terminase small subunit gives MAKDGTNRGGRRVRAGAKPEALNDKLAAGRPASRLTAPAELDVFDLDGTDIGDGAVLAGEAMPEPGDYLSAEQRDGQPLGADLVYRETWNWLDERGCTEFVSKRLIEQYSQAFARYVQCEQAISKFGLLGKHPTTGAAIASPFVAMSQSFGKQANVYWYEIFDIVRATCTTDYSGATPGDEVMEQLLKASS, from the coding sequence ATGGCCAAAGACGGCACCAACCGTGGCGGACGCAGGGTCCGCGCGGGCGCGAAACCCGAGGCGCTCAACGACAAGCTCGCTGCCGGTCGCCCCGCCTCCCGGCTCACCGCACCGGCCGAGCTCGATGTGTTCGATCTGGATGGCACTGATATTGGTGATGGTGCTGTGTTGGCTGGTGAGGCGATGCCCGAACCCGGCGACTACCTCAGTGCCGAGCAGCGCGACGGCCAACCACTGGGCGCGGACCTGGTCTACCGGGAGACCTGGAACTGGCTGGATGAACGCGGCTGCACCGAGTTCGTCTCCAAACGCTTAATTGAGCAGTACTCTCAGGCTTTCGCCCGCTATGTGCAGTGCGAGCAGGCGATCTCCAAGTTCGGTCTGCTCGGTAAACACCCCACCACGGGCGCGGCGATCGCCAGCCCGTTCGTAGCCATGAGCCAGAGTTTCGGTAAGCAGGCGAATGTGTATTGGTACGAGATTTTCGACATCGTGCGCGCCACCTGCACCACCGACTACTCCGGCGCCACACCAGGCGATGAGGTCATGGAGCAGCTACTCAAAGCCTCCTCCTAA
- the metK gene encoding methionine adenosyltransferase, translating into MSVVRSAESVCIGHPDKLCDLIADHILDDILTLDPTARVAVEVMASGRRIIVTGEITTTIRPQLRASTRAALRLAGYNPNRFLIYVWVRRQSADIGAGVTTSIEARAGDESAYASLGAGDQGTVYGYATNETPQCLPLPLVLAHEICRCLDTARSQGTIAGIGPDGKSQVSVVYDELGTPVGIDTVIVSIQHDAHKDPDLLEREVRTLIVAPAIEAHLPDATAERVLVNPSGRFVTGGPTADTGLTGRKLMVDTYGGLGPHGGGAFSGKDPSKVDRTGAYMARLIAKTVVDARLAEECHVAISYAIGKADPVAFHIDTFGTGEHPDWLLTDAAQAIFPLRPAAIIERLGLRAPIYAKLATCGHMGHGLSDWEWTLPYTDKLREEVTRRAHQAATHQ; encoded by the coding sequence GTGTCTGTAGTGCGAAGTGCTGAATCTGTGTGTATCGGCCACCCCGACAAGCTCTGCGATCTGATCGCAGACCATATCCTCGATGACATCCTCACCCTCGACCCGACCGCACGCGTGGCCGTTGAGGTCATGGCGAGTGGCAGGCGCATCATCGTCACCGGCGAGATCACCACCACCATCCGGCCGCAGCTGCGCGCCTCCACACGTGCTGCACTACGACTGGCTGGGTATAACCCGAACCGGTTCCTCATCTATGTGTGGGTGCGCCGCCAATCCGCCGACATCGGCGCAGGTGTTACAACCTCCATCGAGGCGCGTGCAGGTGATGAGTCGGCGTATGCGAGCCTGGGGGCGGGTGACCAGGGCACCGTCTACGGGTACGCCACGAACGAGACGCCCCAGTGTCTTCCGCTGCCGCTCGTGCTCGCCCACGAGATTTGCCGCTGCCTCGATACAGCCCGCAGCCAGGGCACGATCGCAGGGATCGGCCCCGACGGCAAATCCCAGGTCAGTGTGGTCTACGACGAGCTGGGCACCCCGGTCGGCATCGACACCGTGATCGTCTCCATCCAACACGATGCGCACAAAGACCCCGACCTTCTTGAACGGGAGGTGCGCACGCTGATCGTTGCTCCCGCTATCGAGGCGCACCTGCCCGATGCCACGGCTGAGCGCGTGCTCGTCAACCCGTCGGGACGGTTCGTCACCGGTGGGCCCACCGCCGACACTGGGCTGACCGGACGCAAGCTCATGGTCGACACCTACGGTGGGCTCGGCCCGCACGGCGGCGGCGCGTTCTCGGGTAAGGACCCCTCCAAGGTCGACCGGACGGGCGCGTACATGGCGCGCCTGATCGCAAAGACCGTGGTGGATGCGCGCCTGGCCGAAGAATGCCACGTCGCTATCTCCTATGCGATCGGTAAGGCCGACCCGGTCGCGTTCCACATCGACACCTTCGGCACCGGTGAGCACCCGGACTGGCTGCTCACCGACGCCGCCCAGGCGATCTTCCCGCTGCGCCCAGCCGCGATCATCGAACGCCTCGGCCTTAGAGCCCCCATCTACGCGAAGCTTGCCACCTGCGGGCACATGGGACAT